One genomic segment of Tripterygium wilfordii isolate XIE 37 chromosome 9, ASM1340144v1, whole genome shotgun sequence includes these proteins:
- the LOC120005287 gene encoding FBD-associated F-box protein At1g66310-like isoform X2 — translation MKEAARTSVLARRWRKVWTFIPNLDFDPSQVFRSLALKERRKILGARDNKMLVDKYIDWVNLALEAYQGYSVDEFRVQFDLDEKHSCHIDKWVYFAFEKKVKRLVMEFQEYSMATYNKKLYSFPPLCDTTFKSRRSLTALDLIGVNISGCVVEYFIASCPSLRQLSVEYSDSMVGLKVSGESLCLEYLKLAYCDNLRSIYISAANLLSFEYRGLGAKITFANVPKLVELSFRGNYSEYIIRNFPQLSNFASQLVTLKLAVPQLEEKVKRRKFPLLAHLNNFELKVYGREFETLLAFAPLIEAAPSLVRFALDFCWIELTLKKMRSRRNRKKTPKCLHHCLKEVEFDGFVGHAIDMEFAIYLIQNAIALEKIIIAPMDSYRMGRCPFVDDISKEIQIIKEQVMKLESEFSLGDKLILRNFW, via the exons ATGAAAGAAGCAGCAAGGACTAGTGTCCTTGCGCGACGATGGCGCAAGGTTTGGACTTTTATTCCCAACTTGGATTTTGATCCTTCACAAGTGTTTCGTTCTCTTGCCCTGAAGGAACGAAGAAAAATATTGGGAGCACGTGATAATAAGATGCTTGTGGACAAATATATCGATTGGGTAAATCTTGCCTTGGAGGCATATCAGGGATATTCCGTAGACGAATTTCGAGTGCAGTTTGATTTGGATGAAAAACATTCTTGTCATATTGACAAATGGGTTTACTTTGCATTTGAAAAGAAAGTTAAACGGCTGGTGATGGAGTTTCAGGAGTACTCAATGGCTACGTATAATAAAAAGCTTTACTCTTTCCCCCCATTATGTGACACTACTTTCAAGAGTAGAAGATCCCTTACAGCTCTAGACTTGATTGGTGTAAACATAAGTGGATGTGTTGTTGAATACTTCATAGCTAGTTGCCCATCTCTTAGGCAGTTATCTGTTGAATATTCAGATTCTATGGTTGGTCTTAAAGTTTCTGGAGAATCACTTTGCTTGGAGTACTTGAAGCTAGCATATTGCGACAATTTGAGAAGCATATATATCTCTGCAGCAAATCTCTTATCATTCGAGTATCGTGGTCTAGGGGCAAAGATCACTTTCGCGAATGTACCCAAACTCGTTGAACTATCTTTTCGGGGGAACTATTCTGAATACATCATCCGTAACTTTCCCCAGCTTTCAAATTTTGCATCTCAACTAGTGACGCTTAAACTAGCTGTGCCGCAACTCGAG GAAAAGGTAAAACGTCGTAAATTCCCTTTGCTTGCACACCTCAATAATTTTGAATTGAAGGTTTATGGACGCGAGTTTGAGACTCTTCTTGCTTTTGCTCCTTTGATCGAGGCAGCTCCTTCTTTGGTTAGATTTGCATTGGAC TTTTGTTGGATTGAGCTAACTTTGAAAAAGATGAGGAGTCGAAGGAATCGAAAGAAGACCCCAAAATGTCTACACCACTGCCTTAAAGAAGTGGAATTTGATGGCTTTGTAGGGCATGCTATTGACATGGAATTTGCAATATATTTGATTCAGAATGCAATTGCGTTGGAGAAAATTATCATTGCTCCTATGGATTCATATCGGATGGGACGTTGCCCATTCGTGGACGATATATCAAAGGAGATACAAATTATCAAGGAGCAAGTAATGAAACTCGAATCTGAATTTTCCCTGGGAGACAAATTAATACTTCGCAATTTTTGGTGA
- the LOC120005287 gene encoding F-box/LRR-repeat protein At3g58900-like isoform X1, with amino-acid sequence MMFKLITGRKWLRKSVCAKKQKREEDKISGLPDEVLLSILSLLSMKEAARTSVLARRWRKVWTFIPNLDFDPSQVFRSLALKERRKILGARDNKMLVDKYIDWVNLALEAYQGYSVDEFRVQFDLDEKHSCHIDKWVYFAFEKKVKRLVMEFQEYSMATYNKKLYSFPPLCDTTFKSRRSLTALDLIGVNISGCVVEYFIASCPSLRQLSVEYSDSMVGLKVSGESLCLEYLKLAYCDNLRSIYISAANLLSFEYRGLGAKITFANVPKLVELSFRGNYSEYIIRNFPQLSNFASQLVTLKLAVPQLEEKVKRRKFPLLAHLNNFELKVYGREFETLLAFAPLIEAAPSLVRFALDFCWIELTLKKMRSRRNRKKTPKCLHHCLKEVEFDGFVGHAIDMEFAIYLIQNAIALEKIIIAPMDSYRMGRCPFVDDISKEIQIIKEQVMKLESEFSLGDKLILRNFW; translated from the exons ATGATGTTTAAGCTTATAACGGGAAGGAAGTGGCTGCGAAAGTCTGTCTGTGCAAAAAAACAGAAG agagaggaggatAAGATAAGTGGACTACCAGATGAAGTTCTGTTGTCCATTCTGTCTCTTTTATCAATGAAAGAAGCAGCAAGGACTAGTGTCCTTGCGCGACGATGGCGCAAGGTTTGGACTTTTATTCCCAACTTGGATTTTGATCCTTCACAAGTGTTTCGTTCTCTTGCCCTGAAGGAACGAAGAAAAATATTGGGAGCACGTGATAATAAGATGCTTGTGGACAAATATATCGATTGGGTAAATCTTGCCTTGGAGGCATATCAGGGATATTCCGTAGACGAATTTCGAGTGCAGTTTGATTTGGATGAAAAACATTCTTGTCATATTGACAAATGGGTTTACTTTGCATTTGAAAAGAAAGTTAAACGGCTGGTGATGGAGTTTCAGGAGTACTCAATGGCTACGTATAATAAAAAGCTTTACTCTTTCCCCCCATTATGTGACACTACTTTCAAGAGTAGAAGATCCCTTACAGCTCTAGACTTGATTGGTGTAAACATAAGTGGATGTGTTGTTGAATACTTCATAGCTAGTTGCCCATCTCTTAGGCAGTTATCTGTTGAATATTCAGATTCTATGGTTGGTCTTAAAGTTTCTGGAGAATCACTTTGCTTGGAGTACTTGAAGCTAGCATATTGCGACAATTTGAGAAGCATATATATCTCTGCAGCAAATCTCTTATCATTCGAGTATCGTGGTCTAGGGGCAAAGATCACTTTCGCGAATGTACCCAAACTCGTTGAACTATCTTTTCGGGGGAACTATTCTGAATACATCATCCGTAACTTTCCCCAGCTTTCAAATTTTGCATCTCAACTAGTGACGCTTAAACTAGCTGTGCCGCAACTCGAG GAAAAGGTAAAACGTCGTAAATTCCCTTTGCTTGCACACCTCAATAATTTTGAATTGAAGGTTTATGGACGCGAGTTTGAGACTCTTCTTGCTTTTGCTCCTTTGATCGAGGCAGCTCCTTCTTTGGTTAGATTTGCATTGGAC TTTTGTTGGATTGAGCTAACTTTGAAAAAGATGAGGAGTCGAAGGAATCGAAAGAAGACCCCAAAATGTCTACACCACTGCCTTAAAGAAGTGGAATTTGATGGCTTTGTAGGGCATGCTATTGACATGGAATTTGCAATATATTTGATTCAGAATGCAATTGCGTTGGAGAAAATTATCATTGCTCCTATGGATTCATATCGGATGGGACGTTGCCCATTCGTGGACGATATATCAAAGGAGATACAAATTATCAAGGAGCAAGTAATGAAACTCGAATCTGAATTTTCCCTGGGAGACAAATTAATACTTCGCAATTTTTGGTGA
- the LOC120005287 gene encoding F-box/LRR-repeat protein At3g58900-like isoform X3: MMFKLITGRKWLRKSVCAKKQKREEDKISGLPDEVLLSILSLLSMKEAARTSVLARRWRKVWTFIPNLDFDPSQVFRSLALKERRKILGARDNKMLVDKYIDWVNLALEAYQGYSVDEFRVQFDLDEKHSCHIDKWVYFAFEKKVKRLVMEFQEYSMATYNKKLYSFPPLCDTTFKSRRSLTALDLIGVNISGCVVEYFIASCPSLRQLSVEYSDSMVGLKVSGESLCLEYLKLAYCDNLRSIYISAANLLSFEYRGLGAKITFANVPKLVELSFRGNYSEYIIRNFPQLSNFASQLVTLKLAVPQLEEKVKRRKFPLLAHLNNFELKVYGREFETLLAFAPLIEAAPSLVRFALDNAIALEKIIIAPMDSYRMGRCPFVDDISKEIQIIKEQVMKLESEFSLGDKLILRNFW, encoded by the exons ATGATGTTTAAGCTTATAACGGGAAGGAAGTGGCTGCGAAAGTCTGTCTGTGCAAAAAAACAGAAG agagaggaggatAAGATAAGTGGACTACCAGATGAAGTTCTGTTGTCCATTCTGTCTCTTTTATCAATGAAAGAAGCAGCAAGGACTAGTGTCCTTGCGCGACGATGGCGCAAGGTTTGGACTTTTATTCCCAACTTGGATTTTGATCCTTCACAAGTGTTTCGTTCTCTTGCCCTGAAGGAACGAAGAAAAATATTGGGAGCACGTGATAATAAGATGCTTGTGGACAAATATATCGATTGGGTAAATCTTGCCTTGGAGGCATATCAGGGATATTCCGTAGACGAATTTCGAGTGCAGTTTGATTTGGATGAAAAACATTCTTGTCATATTGACAAATGGGTTTACTTTGCATTTGAAAAGAAAGTTAAACGGCTGGTGATGGAGTTTCAGGAGTACTCAATGGCTACGTATAATAAAAAGCTTTACTCTTTCCCCCCATTATGTGACACTACTTTCAAGAGTAGAAGATCCCTTACAGCTCTAGACTTGATTGGTGTAAACATAAGTGGATGTGTTGTTGAATACTTCATAGCTAGTTGCCCATCTCTTAGGCAGTTATCTGTTGAATATTCAGATTCTATGGTTGGTCTTAAAGTTTCTGGAGAATCACTTTGCTTGGAGTACTTGAAGCTAGCATATTGCGACAATTTGAGAAGCATATATATCTCTGCAGCAAATCTCTTATCATTCGAGTATCGTGGTCTAGGGGCAAAGATCACTTTCGCGAATGTACCCAAACTCGTTGAACTATCTTTTCGGGGGAACTATTCTGAATACATCATCCGTAACTTTCCCCAGCTTTCAAATTTTGCATCTCAACTAGTGACGCTTAAACTAGCTGTGCCGCAACTCGAG GAAAAGGTAAAACGTCGTAAATTCCCTTTGCTTGCACACCTCAATAATTTTGAATTGAAGGTTTATGGACGCGAGTTTGAGACTCTTCTTGCTTTTGCTCCTTTGATCGAGGCAGCTCCTTCTTTGGTTAGATTTGCATTGGAC AATGCAATTGCGTTGGAGAAAATTATCATTGCTCCTATGGATTCATATCGGATGGGACGTTGCCCATTCGTGGACGATATATCAAAGGAGATACAAATTATCAAGGAGCAAGTAATGAAACTCGAATCTGAATTTTCCCTGGGAGACAAATTAATACTTCGCAATTTTTGGTGA